The following coding sequences are from one Pusillimonas sp. DMV24BSW_D window:
- the rimP gene encoding ribosome maturation factor RimP produces the protein MADLFALTQEVLHGTDLELVDIERAPMGLLRITLDRPGGVRIEDCEMVSKQLSRVFEVENIDYQRLEVGSPGVDRPLRQEQDFFRFANERIEIRLRQPVNNRKVFAGILRVDENAGGSSPLAFRLELEPKSKKSPAEELSFTLDDIDRAKLDPVLDFKGKKR, from the coding sequence ATGGCAGATCTGTTCGCATTAACGCAGGAAGTCTTGCATGGTACCGACTTGGAGCTCGTCGACATCGAACGTGCGCCCATGGGTTTGTTGCGTATCACGCTCGACCGACCGGGTGGTGTGCGAATAGAAGACTGCGAAATGGTTTCCAAGCAGCTGTCCCGCGTTTTCGAAGTTGAAAATATCGATTATCAACGTCTTGAGGTGGGGTCGCCGGGCGTTGACCGGCCGCTTCGCCAGGAACAGGATTTTTTTCGATTCGCTAACGAACGAATCGAAATTCGGTTGCGCCAGCCGGTTAATAATCGCAAGGTTTTTGCCGGAATTTTGCGTGTCGATGAGAATGCAGGTGGTTCTTCCCCGTTGGCTTTTCGGCTCGAACTCGAGCCAAAATCAAAGAAAAGCCCGGCTGAGGAGCTTAGTTTTACGTTGGACGACATTGATCGTGCCAAACTGGATCCCGTACTTGATTTCAAGGGTAAAAAGCGATGA
- a CDS encoding PHA/PHB synthase family protein, with protein sequence MNSPRFPDSLAQLQGEFMSGWQDLLAQAQSGSLPVPKDRRFSSSAWQAHPNFLFLAHAHLLATQTMQRMIEAADLPEDQRERLKFSAMQWLDAVAPSNYLATNPDVQQTLLETKGMSLLQGMTNFLEDMQKGRMSQTDESRFEVGVNLAVTPGQVVYENTLFQLIQYAPQTAQVYKTPLLMVPPCINKYYILDLQPDNSFVQYAVEQGFTVFMISWRNPQPNDTDGIDKATWADYLQHGVLQAIDVVRDISGEDKINALGFCVGGTLLASALAVARARGENPVNSLSLLTTFLDFSDTGILDIFVDDAHVAYRELQLAQGGLMSARELASTFSFLRPNELVWNYVVSNYLKGQSPPAFDLLYWNADGTNLPGPFFAWYLRHTYLENSLVQPGKVTVDGTPVDLGKVDMPVYLYGSREDHIVPWRSAYASAKWLPNTQRFVLGASGHIAGVVNPPARQKRSYWTADLPQKPGDPQQWFDQAKENPGSWWPDWSDWLASHSGVRKRATKRMGNARHRPVEAAPGRYVRLRAV encoded by the coding sequence ATGAATTCACCTCGTTTCCCCGATAGTCTGGCCCAACTCCAGGGCGAATTCATGTCTGGCTGGCAAGATTTGCTGGCGCAGGCACAGTCAGGCTCTTTACCGGTTCCCAAAGATCGCCGCTTCAGCAGTTCAGCCTGGCAGGCGCATCCCAATTTTCTTTTTCTGGCGCACGCGCATTTACTGGCAACACAAACCATGCAACGCATGATTGAGGCCGCCGACTTACCCGAAGATCAGCGTGAGCGCTTGAAATTTTCAGCCATGCAATGGCTTGATGCCGTAGCGCCGTCGAATTATTTGGCGACAAACCCCGATGTACAGCAAACGCTGCTCGAGACCAAGGGAATGTCATTGCTTCAGGGGATGACGAACTTCCTTGAAGACATGCAAAAAGGGCGCATGTCGCAAACGGATGAAAGTCGTTTCGAGGTTGGTGTGAATCTGGCGGTTACACCCGGCCAGGTCGTCTACGAAAATACGCTGTTTCAGTTAATTCAATACGCACCGCAAACCGCACAGGTATACAAAACACCATTGCTCATGGTGCCGCCCTGCATCAACAAATACTATATTCTCGATCTCCAGCCCGATAATTCTTTTGTTCAGTATGCGGTCGAACAAGGCTTTACGGTGTTCATGATTTCATGGCGTAATCCACAACCCAATGATACTGATGGCATCGATAAAGCCACGTGGGCCGATTACCTGCAGCATGGTGTATTGCAGGCTATTGATGTTGTGCGCGATATTTCCGGTGAAGACAAAATCAATGCACTGGGCTTTTGCGTGGGGGGAACTTTGTTGGCCAGCGCTTTGGCCGTGGCGCGTGCGCGCGGCGAGAACCCGGTTAACAGCCTAAGTTTGCTCACGACTTTTCTGGATTTTTCAGATACGGGAATTCTGGATATTTTTGTCGACGACGCGCATGTGGCGTACCGCGAACTGCAGCTTGCGCAAGGCGGCTTAATGTCGGCGCGCGAGTTGGCGTCCACGTTTTCGTTTTTGCGCCCCAATGAACTGGTGTGGAACTATGTGGTAAGCAATTACCTGAAAGGGCAGTCCCCACCCGCGTTCGATTTGCTCTACTGGAACGCCGACGGTACCAACTTGCCAGGCCCGTTCTTTGCCTGGTATTTGCGTCACACTTATCTGGAAAACAGTCTGGTTCAACCGGGGAAGGTGACGGTCGACGGCACGCCGGTTGATTTGGGCAAAGTCGATATGCCGGTGTATTTGTATGGATCGCGCGAGGACCACATTGTGCCCTGGCGATCAGCCTATGCCAGTGCCAAATGGTTGCCCAATACCCAGCGATTCGTGCTCGGGGCGTCTGGGCATATCGCAGGGGTCGTTAATCCGCCCGCCCGACAAAAGCGCTCATACTGGACGGCCGATTTACCTCAAAAACCCGGTGACCCGCAACAATGGTTTGACCAGGCAAAGGAGAATCCCGGAAGCTGGTGGCCCGATTGGTCTGATTGGTTGGCAAGCCATTCCGGGGTTAGGAAGCGCGCGACCAAACGAATGGGTAATGCCAGACATCGTCCTGTTGAAGCTGCGCCGGGTCGTTACGTCCGGTTGCGAGCAGTGTAG
- the nusA gene encoding transcription termination factor NusA: MSREILLLVDALAREKNVPREVVFGALENALASAMKKRFKEDADIRVSIDRDTGSHEGYRRWLVVPDEAGLQEPDQQELFSEAQEIVPDIEVGEYIEEPLEPVEFGRIGAQAAKQAILQRIRDAEREQLLNDFLERGETIISGTVKRIDKGDVIIEAGKIEARLPRSEMIPKENIRVGDRIRAWVLRVDHSARGQQVILSRTAPDFIRQLFENEVPEIEQGLLEIKAAARDPGVRAKIAVVAYDKRIDPIGTCVGMRGSRVTAVRNELGGEQVDIVLWSEDPAEFVIGALAPATVESIVVDEDKHAMDVVVDEENLPKAIGSRGQNVRLASELTGWQINIMTPEESQSRLEQERTELRQMFMSRLDVDEEVADILIDEGFTGLEEVAYVPIQELLDIEAFDEDTVNELRSRARNALLTEAIAQEERVQRTEPELLELEGMTPELAARLAEHEVFSRDDLAELATDELSEMCELDEKEASELIMKARAHWFSDEA, from the coding sequence ATGAGTCGCGAAATTCTTCTGTTGGTTGACGCCTTGGCGCGTGAGAAAAACGTACCACGCGAAGTGGTTTTTGGTGCGCTTGAGAACGCGTTGGCTTCGGCTATGAAAAAGCGTTTCAAGGAAGACGCCGACATTCGTGTCTCGATTGATAGGGACACAGGTTCGCACGAGGGGTATCGGCGTTGGCTGGTTGTGCCCGACGAGGCCGGTCTTCAAGAGCCGGATCAACAGGAGTTGTTTTCCGAAGCTCAGGAAATCGTGCCCGATATTGAAGTGGGCGAGTATATTGAAGAGCCGCTTGAGCCTGTGGAGTTCGGGCGTATTGGCGCCCAAGCTGCCAAACAGGCAATTTTGCAGCGTATCCGCGATGCGGAGCGTGAGCAATTGTTGAATGATTTCCTTGAGCGCGGCGAAACCATTATCTCCGGTACGGTTAAACGTATCGATAAAGGTGATGTCATTATCGAGGCCGGCAAAATCGAAGCGCGCCTGCCCCGCTCTGAAATGATCCCGAAAGAAAACATCCGTGTGGGCGATCGTATTCGTGCCTGGGTGCTGCGCGTTGATCATTCAGCACGAGGGCAGCAGGTTATTTTGTCGCGCACGGCGCCCGACTTCATTCGTCAGTTGTTTGAGAACGAAGTGCCGGAAATCGAACAAGGTTTGCTTGAAATTAAAGCCGCCGCTCGCGACCCGGGTGTGCGGGCCAAGATTGCGGTGGTGGCCTACGATAAACGTATCGATCCAATCGGCACGTGCGTGGGAATGCGTGGTTCTCGTGTAACCGCAGTTCGTAATGAACTGGGCGGCGAGCAAGTAGACATCGTTTTGTGGTCGGAAGACCCCGCCGAATTTGTCATTGGTGCGTTGGCACCGGCAACCGTTGAGTCGATCGTTGTCGATGAAGACAAACATGCCATGGACGTTGTGGTGGATGAAGAGAACCTGCCCAAGGCAATCGGGTCTCGTGGCCAAAATGTTCGTTTGGCCTCGGAACTGACGGGCTGGCAGATCAACATCATGACGCCGGAAGAAAGTCAAAGCCGCCTTGAGCAAGAGCGTACCGAGTTGCGTCAGATGTTTATGAGCAGGTTAGATGTTGATGAAGAAGTGGCCGATATCCTTATAGATGAAGGGTTTACCGGCCTTGAGGAAGTGGCGTATGTGCCGATCCAGGAATTGCTGGATATCGAGGCGTTCGACGAGGATACGGTCAATGAGTTGCGTTCCCGGGCCCGAAACGCCTTGCTTACCGAGGCAATCGCCCAGGAAGAGCGCGTGCAGCGTACCGAACCTGAGTTGCTTGAGCTGGAAGGGATGACCCCAGAGCTGGCTGCCCGCCTGGCTGAGCATGAAGTGTTTTCGCGTGATGATTTGGCGGAACTCGCTACCGATGAGTTGTCGGAAATGTGCGAACTTGATGAAAAAGAAGCCAGTGAATTGATCATGAAAGCGCGAGCGCATTGGTTCAGCGATGAAGCCTAG
- the phbB gene encoding acetoacetyl-CoA reductase gives MAGKIAYVTGGMGGIGTSICQRLAKEGFTVVAGCGPKRNYQQWLEEQAALGYQFHISMGNVADWDSTVDAFNKVKTELGPIDVLVNNAGITRDGLFRKMSRDDWYAVMDTNLNSLFNVTKQVIEGMVERQWGRIINISSVNGQKGQFGQTNYSTAKAGIHGFTMALAQEVAAKGVTVNTVSPGYIGTDMVRAMRPDVLEKIVNTIPVRRLGTPEEIGSIIAWIASDDAGFATGADFSLNGGLHMG, from the coding sequence ATGGCCGGAAAAATAGCGTATGTAACCGGGGGCATGGGCGGCATTGGAACTTCCATTTGCCAGCGCCTGGCGAAAGAGGGGTTTACTGTGGTGGCCGGCTGCGGTCCGAAACGTAACTATCAACAGTGGCTCGAAGAGCAAGCCGCGCTGGGTTATCAGTTTCATATCTCAATGGGGAACGTGGCCGATTGGGACTCGACGGTTGACGCTTTCAATAAGGTTAAGACTGAACTTGGGCCGATCGATGTGCTTGTGAATAATGCCGGTATTACGCGTGATGGGCTATTTCGCAAAATGTCACGCGATGATTGGTACGCTGTCATGGACACCAATTTGAATAGCTTGTTTAATGTCACCAAGCAGGTGATTGAAGGCATGGTCGAGAGGCAGTGGGGTCGCATCATTAATATAAGTTCCGTTAACGGGCAGAAAGGGCAGTTCGGGCAAACCAACTACTCTACCGCTAAGGCGGGTATTCATGGTTTCACCATGGCCTTGGCCCAAGAGGTCGCTGCCAAGGGCGTCACTGTGAATACGGTGTCGCCGGGTTATATTGGTACAGATATGGTTCGGGCAATGCGCCCGGATGTTCTCGAGAAAATCGTTAATACGATTCCAGTGCGTCGCCTTGGCACACCAGAGGAAATTGGTTCCATCATTGCATGGATCGCGTCTGATGACGCGGGCTTTGCAACCGGTGCTGATTTTTCCCTGAACGGCGGCCTGCACATGGGTTAA
- a CDS encoding GNAT family N-acetyltransferase: protein MSEQYSLIRDLTKLNRQSWNKLAGNQPMLQLEFLQLLTQTQCACEQTGWAPHFLVLERHGELAAVMPMYVKSHSRGEYVFDYAWARAFMQHGLEYYPKLLSAIPFTPVPGPRLLATSHEDRVKLAIAAQSIAQQNNLSSVHILFPNDDDRAALLEAGYMLRETVQFHWLNQGYASFDQFLASMNQKHRKKIRQDQKKVQNAGVTFKWLSGSDINMADLSFFYQCYEKTYYEHGNPPYLSFDFFQQLHNAMPNSIMLVLAERANKPIACALNLKTSNRMYGRYWGSMEFIPGLHFETCYLQSIAYCIENGIEVFEGGAQGEHKLSRGLLPVKTWSAHWVGEPGFAKAIARFLDEETQAVDHYAQVLSTHSPFRKST, encoded by the coding sequence TTGTCTGAACAATACTCTTTAATTCGCGACCTGACAAAGCTGAACCGCCAAAGCTGGAATAAATTAGCAGGGAATCAACCCATGCTTCAGCTTGAGTTTCTGCAATTACTCACTCAAACACAATGTGCCTGCGAACAAACAGGCTGGGCGCCCCACTTCCTCGTGCTGGAACGACATGGTGAATTGGCTGCCGTCATGCCAATGTACGTTAAGTCGCACTCGCGCGGCGAGTACGTATTCGATTACGCATGGGCGCGGGCATTCATGCAGCATGGCCTGGAGTATTACCCAAAACTGTTAAGCGCCATCCCTTTTACCCCCGTTCCCGGACCAAGGCTCCTGGCCACTTCGCACGAAGATCGCGTCAAACTGGCTATCGCGGCACAATCCATCGCACAACAAAACAACCTGTCGTCAGTGCATATTCTTTTTCCAAACGATGATGACCGGGCGGCATTGCTTGAGGCGGGCTACATGCTCCGTGAGACAGTACAGTTTCATTGGCTGAACCAAGGCTATGCGTCGTTCGACCAATTTTTAGCGTCGATGAACCAAAAGCATCGAAAAAAAATTCGCCAGGATCAGAAGAAAGTACAGAATGCCGGCGTTACGTTCAAATGGCTCAGTGGGTCAGACATCAACATGGCCGACCTGTCTTTCTTTTATCAATGCTATGAAAAAACCTATTACGAGCACGGTAATCCGCCCTATCTGAGCTTCGATTTTTTCCAACAACTACATAACGCGATGCCAAACAGCATCATGCTGGTACTTGCAGAACGCGCCAATAAGCCAATCGCTTGCGCGCTTAATCTGAAAACGTCCAACCGCATGTACGGGCGCTACTGGGGTAGTATGGAATTTATTCCAGGCCTGCACTTCGAAACCTGTTATTTGCAATCGATTGCTTATTGCATTGAAAACGGCATTGAAGTTTTCGAGGGCGGAGCACAAGGCGAACACAAACTTTCGCGAGGGCTGTTGCCTGTGAAAACGTGGTCGGCACACTGGGTTGGCGAACCTGGTTTTGCAAAAGCCATTGCCCGATTCCTCGACGAAGAAACCCAGGCGGTGGATCATTACGCCCAGGTATTATCTACGCATAGCCCTTTTCGCAAAAGTACCTGA
- the infB gene encoding translation initiation factor IF-2, which translates to MSSNTVAQFAVELKMPADALLEQLRAAGVDLKSVDDSVTDADKAKLLDSLRRSKGAGDGKKITLTRRQTSEIRQADSSGRSRTIQVEVRKKRVFVKREPTDLESARKAAEVAGSETDATTVGKDDDQNAQTTAPVTDIPVSQEQATSSAAVESAASTPEASDADATAAKGQEKDVDEAKSLPSQPVADDHARDDVAAGTDEEADAKPKDITEPTADTAETSVSDQVTETGQQESAGEAKEAEVVAKAEAVEPTAEVPDADTEAAQKAVERRAKSENDKVGSSGPGKKVAAKRVAAKAPAGKRAAAQDDTDAPDEERDRARKAAEAEAAALRQMLNRPRKVLKAPEDEGGISGTLHKPAGKAGKKDGKAADGKKGRAGDAGWVEEGGARKKPAAREAVAAPPPGREGWRAGGKAGKGGRGRNSRQAQPERKEPQVVEFIAREIHVPETITVGDLAHKMAIKAAEVIKHLMKLGQMVTINQVLDQETAMIVVEELGHTAIAAKLDDPEAFLVSPEVDVQAESLPRAPVVTVMGHVDHGKTSLLDHIRRAKVASGEAGGITQHIGAYSVKTDRGMVTFLDTPGHEAFTAMRARGAKATDIVILVVAADDGVMPQTKEAVHHAKAAGVPLVVAVNKIDKPEANPDRVKQELISEEVVPEEYGGDVPFVPVSAKTGQGIDDLLEHVLLQAEILELKAPIEAPAKGIVIEARLDKGRGPVATVLVQSGTLTRGDSILAGASYGRVRAMLNENGKPVNTAGPSIPVEIQGLTEVPAAGDEVIAMADERKAREIALFRQGKFRDVKLARQQAAKLESMFENMGEGSQTLALIVKTDVQGSQEALVQSLLKLSTEEVRVQVVHAAVGGISESDVNLAIASNAVIIGFNVRAEQSAKKLAENNGIDLRYYNIIYDAIDDVRKAMSGMLAPEQREEVIGSVDIREVFTISKVGNIAGCMVTDGVVRRDAQVRLLRNNVVIWTGAIDSLRRFKDDVKEVKAGFDCGITLKSSIDLEVGDQLEVFEIKEVARTL; encoded by the coding sequence ATGTCGAGTAACACCGTCGCCCAGTTCGCCGTTGAACTGAAAATGCCCGCAGACGCACTGCTGGAGCAGTTACGCGCTGCAGGCGTTGATTTGAAATCGGTTGACGATAGTGTCACCGATGCAGACAAGGCGAAACTGCTCGATTCGTTGCGTCGCTCCAAAGGAGCCGGCGATGGAAAGAAAATTACGCTTACCAGACGTCAAACGTCAGAAATTCGTCAAGCTGATAGTTCCGGTCGTTCGCGCACCATTCAGGTTGAGGTCCGTAAGAAGCGGGTTTTTGTGAAGCGGGAACCTACTGACCTTGAAAGCGCACGTAAAGCGGCCGAGGTGGCCGGCTCAGAAACTGATGCGACGACAGTAGGGAAAGACGACGATCAGAATGCGCAAACGACGGCGCCGGTAACCGATATTCCTGTGTCACAAGAGCAAGCTACAAGTTCTGCGGCTGTTGAAAGTGCAGCATCTACGCCTGAAGCGTCTGATGCAGACGCTACCGCAGCCAAAGGGCAGGAAAAGGACGTAGACGAAGCAAAGTCGTTGCCCAGTCAGCCTGTCGCTGATGATCACGCTCGTGACGATGTTGCTGCCGGTACAGACGAGGAAGCTGACGCTAAACCTAAAGACATCACTGAGCCGACGGCCGACACGGCTGAGACATCTGTTTCCGATCAGGTCACCGAAACAGGTCAGCAAGAGAGCGCCGGCGAGGCTAAAGAAGCCGAGGTGGTGGCAAAGGCTGAGGCTGTGGAGCCAACTGCTGAAGTGCCCGATGCGGACACAGAAGCGGCCCAAAAAGCGGTTGAGCGCCGGGCTAAATCTGAGAATGATAAGGTCGGCTCATCCGGGCCCGGTAAAAAAGTCGCCGCCAAGAGAGTGGCGGCCAAGGCGCCCGCGGGGAAACGCGCTGCTGCGCAAGACGATACCGATGCGCCCGATGAGGAACGTGACCGTGCCCGTAAGGCGGCTGAAGCTGAAGCCGCAGCACTGCGCCAAATGTTAAATCGTCCGCGTAAAGTGCTTAAGGCACCTGAAGACGAAGGTGGCATATCCGGTACTTTGCACAAGCCTGCAGGTAAAGCAGGCAAGAAAGACGGCAAAGCGGCCGACGGCAAGAAAGGTCGTGCAGGTGATGCCGGTTGGGTTGAAGAAGGCGGTGCTCGCAAGAAGCCCGCGGCTCGCGAAGCAGTTGCTGCGCCTCCGCCAGGCCGTGAGGGATGGCGTGCCGGCGGCAAGGCGGGCAAGGGCGGTCGCGGTCGTAATAGCCGTCAAGCTCAACCCGAGCGCAAAGAGCCGCAAGTCGTTGAGTTTATTGCACGTGAAATACATGTGCCTGAAACCATCACAGTGGGCGATCTGGCACATAAAATGGCAATTAAAGCGGCCGAGGTTATCAAGCATCTTATGAAGCTGGGCCAAATGGTGACCATCAATCAGGTTCTTGATCAGGAAACGGCCATGATTGTTGTTGAGGAGTTGGGTCACACCGCTATTGCGGCGAAACTCGATGATCCCGAGGCTTTCCTTGTTTCGCCTGAGGTGGACGTGCAGGCCGAGTCCTTGCCGCGCGCACCTGTTGTCACGGTGATGGGTCACGTTGACCACGGTAAAACATCTTTGCTTGATCACATTCGACGCGCGAAGGTGGCCTCCGGTGAGGCAGGCGGTATTACGCAGCATATTGGTGCATACAGTGTCAAAACAGATCGTGGCATGGTTACCTTTCTTGACACCCCCGGTCACGAGGCATTTACGGCTATGCGTGCGCGTGGCGCCAAGGCGACTGATATTGTGATTTTGGTGGTGGCCGCCGACGACGGCGTGATGCCACAAACCAAAGAAGCTGTTCATCATGCCAAGGCTGCTGGCGTTCCGTTGGTTGTTGCGGTGAACAAAATCGATAAACCGGAAGCTAATCCAGATCGTGTCAAGCAAGAGCTGATTTCGGAAGAAGTTGTGCCGGAAGAATATGGTGGTGATGTGCCCTTCGTACCGGTGTCGGCCAAAACAGGTCAAGGCATCGATGATCTGCTTGAACATGTGTTATTGCAGGCGGAGATCCTTGAGCTTAAGGCACCTATAGAGGCGCCTGCCAAGGGTATCGTCATTGAGGCGCGACTCGATAAGGGCCGAGGACCGGTTGCGACTGTATTGGTTCAAAGCGGCACATTAACCCGTGGCGATTCCATTTTGGCAGGAGCCAGCTATGGTCGGGTTCGCGCGATGTTGAATGAGAACGGTAAGCCGGTAAACACCGCAGGCCCGTCCATTCCAGTTGAAATTCAGGGCTTAACGGAAGTGCCGGCCGCCGGTGATGAAGTGATTGCGATGGCCGATGAACGCAAGGCACGTGAAATCGCCTTATTCCGTCAGGGCAAGTTCCGTGATGTCAAACTGGCACGTCAACAGGCAGCCAAGCTTGAATCCATGTTTGAAAACATGGGCGAAGGCAGCCAAACGTTAGCGCTTATCGTTAAAACCGACGTTCAAGGTTCGCAGGAAGCATTGGTGCAGTCATTGCTTAAACTTTCAACCGAAGAGGTTCGGGTTCAGGTTGTGCATGCTGCTGTGGGTGGTATCTCTGAAAGTGACGTGAACCTGGCGATCGCTTCGAATGCCGTCATCATCGGTTTCAATGTGCGCGCGGAACAAAGTGCGAAGAAGCTGGCTGAAAACAACGGCATCGATTTGCGCTACTACAACATCATTTACGACGCTATCGACGATGTTCGCAAAGCCATGTCGGGCATGCTTGCCCCTGAGCAGCGTGAAGAGGTGATCGGCTCGGTCGACATTCGCGAAGTGTTTACTATTTCCAAAGTCGGCAATATTGCCGGTTGTATGGTTACCGATGGTGTCGTTCGCCGCGACGCGCAAGTACGCTTGTTGCGCAACAATGTTGTCATCTGGACAGGTGCAATCGATTCCTTGCGTCGCTTCAAAGACGACGTTAAAGAAGTTAAAGCCGGCTTTGATTGCGGTATTACTTTGAAGAGTAGTATTGATCTTGAGGTGGGCGACCAGCTTGAAGTATTTGAAATCAAGGAAGTTGCTCGGACGCTGTAA
- the phaR gene encoding polyhydroxyalkanoate synthesis repressor PhaR yields MARAAKSAESKSRLIKKYPNRRLYDTRNSAYITLADVKQLVLDNESFTVVDVKSGEDLTRSILLQIILEEETGGMPMFSADALAQIIRFYGNSMQSVMGVFLEKNIKAFIEIQEGMAEQSKNLYGGAAGPEAWTQFMSVQTPVLQNMMSQYIDQSKNLFVQMQDQMQDQTRNLFSTFPFNPAAPQNKKNDDS; encoded by the coding sequence ATGGCAAGAGCAGCAAAATCAGCCGAATCGAAAAGCCGGTTAATTAAAAAATATCCCAATCGGCGGTTGTACGATACACGTAACAGTGCCTACATTACGTTGGCCGACGTCAAGCAACTTGTGCTCGACAACGAGTCTTTTACTGTGGTCGATGTCAAGTCGGGTGAAGACCTTACCCGCAGTATTCTGCTGCAAATCATTCTTGAAGAGGAAACCGGCGGTATGCCGATGTTTTCCGCCGATGCACTGGCGCAAATTATTCGTTTTTACGGCAACTCAATGCAGTCGGTGATGGGTGTTTTCCTGGAAAAGAACATTAAAGCCTTCATTGAAATCCAGGAAGGGATGGCCGAACAGTCGAAAAACTTGTACGGTGGTGCTGCAGGGCCTGAAGCCTGGACTCAATTCATGAGTGTGCAAACGCCGGTGTTGCAAAACATGATGAGCCAGTACATCGATCAAAGTAAAAATTTATTCGTGCAAATGCAGGATCAAATGCAGGATCAAACCCGCAATTTGTTTTCCACGTTTCCGTTTAATCCTGCGGCGCCGCAAAACAAGAAAAACGATGACTCCTGA
- the rluB gene encoding 23S rRNA pseudouridine(2605) synthase RluB yields the protein MNESTTEMPKQGIDVQNENKENTSNAKGRGRKLRTPFRRRRGDAEVTDQNSTVEAGEAPPKAEQSAPQQPRSTNKRTPRKPRKKVDAPDGDSDNALAYLDTAQKTEQRLSKYLGSDAIAPKLHKVLADAGIGSRREMEELIIAGRVSVNGEPAHIGQRVKPNDQVRVNGKPITRRNPAKPPRVILYHKPAGEIVSHDDPAGRANVFARLPKMKVGKWLSVGRLDLNTEGLLILTTSGDLANRLMHPRYGAEREYAVRVLGELDEAQQKSLVKGIQLDDGEAKFGSLEFLGGEGSNRWYRVTLTEGRNREVRRMFEAVGVTVSRLIRTRFGEIILPRNLRRGRWEELDATLVTALMVKFGLIRDGEEQPQGRRGRSSQQPISHDSALPPGFGTLERNGLSGAKISRRGKLSGGRVAAATGASYPSDPYGTGLTLSGGLPNGHPEGLGGNKNKKRKGRKQPAAVAGPTSSRKAAPRNARPGAPKAARPGRGNKGGRGPAKGDDWQPKGASAHESRLGVLK from the coding sequence ATGAACGAATCCACCACCGAGATGCCCAAGCAGGGTATCGACGTCCAAAACGAAAATAAAGAAAACACGTCGAACGCGAAAGGGCGAGGGCGAAAGCTGCGTACCCCTTTTCGACGTCGTCGGGGCGATGCGGAAGTAACCGATCAAAATTCGACGGTTGAAGCGGGTGAGGCGCCTCCGAAAGCCGAGCAGAGCGCACCCCAGCAACCCAGGAGTACAAATAAACGTACGCCCCGCAAACCGCGTAAAAAGGTTGATGCTCCTGACGGAGACAGCGACAACGCGCTAGCTTATCTTGATACCGCACAGAAAACCGAGCAGCGTCTCAGCAAGTATTTAGGTAGCGATGCTATTGCGCCGAAGCTGCACAAGGTGCTGGCCGATGCCGGCATCGGGTCCCGCCGTGAAATGGAGGAACTGATTATTGCAGGTCGTGTTTCGGTTAACGGCGAACCGGCCCATATCGGCCAGCGCGTCAAGCCAAACGACCAGGTTCGGGTTAATGGGAAACCCATTACGCGCAGGAATCCGGCCAAGCCGCCGCGCGTCATTCTTTATCATAAACCTGCCGGTGAGATTGTCAGTCATGATGATCCCGCGGGTCGTGCCAATGTTTTTGCCCGATTGCCCAAAATGAAAGTAGGTAAATGGCTGTCTGTCGGGCGGCTCGACCTAAATACCGAGGGTCTGCTTATTTTGACGACGTCCGGTGACTTGGCTAATCGTTTGATGCATCCTCGTTATGGTGCAGAGCGGGAATATGCCGTGCGCGTTTTGGGTGAGTTGGATGAAGCGCAACAAAAGTCGCTGGTGAAGGGAATTCAGTTAGACGACGGTGAAGCAAAGTTTGGTTCGCTCGAGTTTCTTGGCGGTGAGGGCAGTAACCGTTGGTACCGCGTTACGCTAACCGAAGGCCGGAATCGTGAAGTGCGACGTATGTTTGAAGCGGTCGGTGTGACAGTCAGCCGCCTTATTCGTACGCGTTTTGGTGAAATTATCCTTCCCCGCAATTTGCGCCGGGGCCGTTGGGAGGAGCTTGACGCAACGTTGGTCACTGCGTTGATGGTTAAGTTTGGCCTGATTCGCGATGGCGAAGAGCAGCCTCAAGGCCGGCGCGGGCGTAGCTCGCAACAGCCTATCTCGCACGATAGCGCATTACCGCCCGGGTTTGGCACATTGGAGCGCAATGGTTTAAGCGGAGCGAAAATCAGCCGGCGGGGCAAATTGTCCGGAGGACGCGTGGCGGCGGCAACGGGTGCCTCGTATCCTTCGGATCCCTACGGCACGGGCTTAACGTTATCCGGTGGGTTGCCCAATGGTCACCCTGAAGGCCTAGGAGGCAATAAGAATAAAAAACGTAAAGGGCGTAAGCAGCCCGCTGCGGTCGCAGGGCCGACATCATCTCGCAAAGCGGCACCGCGCAATGCGCGCCCAGGGGCACCCAAAGCCGCTCGTCCCGGTCGCGGGAACAAAGGCGGGCGCGGGCCGGCGAAGGGAGATGATTGGCAGCCCAAAGGTGCGTCGGCACATGAGTCTCGTCTGGGCGTGCTGAAATAA